From the Halalkalicoccus sp. CGA53 genome, one window contains:
- a CDS encoding elongation factor EF-2, with protein MGRRKKIVQQCERLMDNPENIRNIAIAAHVDHGKTTLTDNLLAGAGMIADESAAEQLMMDTEEDEQERGITIDAANVSMTHEYEDSEYLINLIDTPGHVDFGGDVTRAMRAVDGAMVVVDAVEGAMPQTETVVRQALREGVKPTLFINKVDRLISELQEGPEEMQERLLKVIRDVNELINGMTEDRDVDWSVSVEDGTVAFGSALYKWGVSLPSMQATGMDFGEIIDLERAGNREELHERTPLSNVVLDMVCEHFPNPVDAQPTRVPRIWRGDAESDLAIGMRDVDPEAEVVFMVTDISMDPHAGEIATGRLFSGTLEKGQELYVSGTAGKNRIQNVGLFMGGEREEVKRVPAGNIAAVTGLRDAIAGSTVSSVEMTPFESIEHISEPVITKSVEAQRMDDLPKLIKTLQQVSKEDPTIQITINEDTGEHLISGQGELHLEVITQRIERNQGIPVHTGEPIVVYREAVREPSRTVEGISPNRHNRFYIHVEPLPEEVVESIKMGELSMGMPEIERREVLQESGIDKDTSQNVETIIGTNVLIDDTKGIQYLNETMELVVEGVEEALVDGPLAAEPVEGVMIRLEDARLHEDAIHRGPAQVIPAVRQAVHNALIDGKIALLEPIQNVRIDVPSEHMGPASGEIQGRRGRVDDMYDEGGMMVVEGVAPVEEMIGFSSDIRSATEGRASWNTENAGFQVLVDNLQPETIKEIRERKGMKTELPPGVDYF; from the coding sequence ATGGGTAGACGAAAGAAGATCGTACAGCAGTGTGAGCGTTTGATGGACAACCCGGAGAACATCCGGAACATCGCCATCGCCGCTCACGTCGACCACGGGAAGACGACGCTCACCGACAACCTGCTCGCCGGGGCGGGGATGATCGCCGACGAGAGCGCCGCCGAGCAGCTGATGATGGACACCGAGGAGGACGAACAGGAACGCGGCATCACGATCGACGCCGCGAACGTCTCGATGACCCACGAGTACGAGGACTCGGAGTACCTCATCAACCTGATCGACACCCCGGGCCACGTCGACTTCGGTGGCGACGTCACGCGGGCGATGCGCGCGGTCGACGGCGCGATGGTCGTCGTCGACGCCGTCGAGGGCGCGATGCCCCAGACCGAGACCGTCGTCCGCCAGGCCCTGCGAGAGGGCGTGAAGCCGACGCTGTTCATCAACAAGGTCGACCGCCTCATCTCCGAGCTCCAGGAGGGTCCCGAGGAGATGCAAGAGCGGCTGCTGAAGGTCATCCGCGACGTTAACGAGCTGATCAACGGGATGACCGAGGACCGCGACGTCGACTGGTCGGTTTCGGTCGAAGACGGCACGGTCGCGTTCGGCTCCGCCCTCTACAAGTGGGGCGTCTCGCTGCCGTCGATGCAGGCGACCGGGATGGACTTCGGCGAGATCATCGACCTAGAGCGCGCCGGCAACCGCGAGGAGCTCCACGAGCGCACCCCGCTGTCTAACGTCGTCCTCGACATGGTCTGTGAGCACTTCCCGAACCCGGTCGACGCCCAGCCCACCCGTGTCCCGCGGATCTGGCGCGGCGACGCCGAGAGCGACCTCGCGATCGGGATGCGCGACGTCGACCCCGAAGCCGAGGTCGTCTTCATGGTCACGGACATCTCGATGGACCCCCACGCCGGCGAGATCGCCACCGGACGGCTGTTCTCAGGCACCCTCGAGAAGGGCCAGGAGCTCTACGTCTCCGGCACCGCGGGCAAGAACCGCATCCAGAACGTCGGGCTGTTCATGGGCGGCGAGCGCGAGGAGGTCAAACGCGTGCCCGCCGGGAACATCGCCGCCGTCACCGGGCTTCGGGACGCGATCGCCGGCTCGACCGTCTCCTCGGTCGAGATGACGCCGTTCGAGTCGATCGAACACATCTCCGAGCCGGTGATCACCAAGAGCGTCGAGGCCCAGCGGATGGACGACCTGCCGAAGCTCATCAAGACGCTCCAGCAGGTCTCGAAAGAGGACCCGACGATCCAGATCACGATCAACGAGGACACCGGTGAGCACCTCATCAGCGGCCAGGGCGAGCTTCACCTCGAAGTGATCACCCAGCGTATCGAGCGTAACCAGGGTATCCCGGTCCACACCGGTGAGCCGATCGTCGTCTACCGCGAGGCGGTCCGCGAGCCGAGCCGAACGGTCGAGGGGATCTCCCCGAACCGGCACAACCGATTCTACATCCACGTCGAGCCGCTGCCGGAGGAGGTCGTCGAGTCGATCAAGATGGGCGAGCTCTCGATGGGGATGCCCGAGATCGAACGCCGCGAGGTGCTCCAGGAGTCCGGCATCGACAAGGACACTTCACAGAACGTCGAGACGATCATCGGGACGAACGTCCTCATCGACGACACGAAGGGGATCCAGTACCTGAACGAGACGATGGAGCTCGTCGTCGAGGGTGTCGAGGAGGCGCTCGTCGACGGCCCGCTCGCCGCCGAACCGGTCGAGGGCGTGATGATCCGACTGGAGGACGCCCGCCTCCACGAGGACGCCATCCACCGCGGCCCGGCACAGGTCATCCCCGCCGTTCGACAGGCCGTCCACAACGCGCTGATCGACGGCAAGATCGCGCTGCTCGAACCGATCCAGAACGTCCGGATCGACGTTCCCTCCGAGCACATGGGGCCCGCGAGCGGCGAGATCCAGGGTCGGCGTGGCCGCGTCGACGACATGTACGACGAGGGCGGCATGATGGTCGTCGAGGGCGTCGCGCCCGTCGAGGAGATGATCGGCTTCTCGTCTGACATCCGGTCCGCGACCGAGGGTCGTGCCTCCTGGAACACCGAGAACGCCGGCTTCCAGGTGCTCGTCGACAACCTCCAGCCCGAGACGATCAAGGAGATCCGCGAGCGAAAGGGTATGAAGACGGAACTGCCCCCGGGCGTCGACTACTTCTAG
- a CDS encoding thiamine pyrophosphate-dependent dehydrogenase E1 component subunit alpha: MSDTADEPYRVLSESGEVREGATVPDLDRETLLGIYVGMRFSRRFDERAISLQRQGRIGTYPSLAGQEASGVASTYALADDDWIQYQYREHGAAVVRGLGPEYLRYWMGDEAGNAALADDRILPINITIGGQIPHAVGLAWASALDGAGECVVCHFGEGATSEGDFHEAANFAGVFDVPVVLFCNNNGWAISHPAESQTASETFAGKATAYGIPSVRVDGMDPLAVYEVTKRAVERTRDAESEEPRPTLVEAVQYRFGAHTTADDPTNYRDEEEVERWRAKDPIPRMERFLRDRSLLDDATIDAIETRIEEEIADLIDGAEAMEVAPDSMFEYVFAEQTPRIAEGQAYLRALRERHGDEALVRDE, from the coding sequence ATGAGCGACACCGCCGACGAACCGTACCGGGTGCTCTCGGAGTCAGGCGAGGTGCGAGAGGGCGCGACGGTGCCAGACCTCGATCGGGAGACGCTGCTCGGTATCTACGTCGGGATGCGCTTCTCCCGACGGTTCGACGAGCGGGCGATCAGTCTGCAGCGACAGGGCCGGATCGGGACCTACCCGTCGCTCGCCGGCCAGGAGGCCTCGGGGGTCGCCTCCACGTACGCGCTCGCCGACGACGACTGGATCCAGTACCAGTACCGGGAACACGGCGCGGCGGTCGTCCGCGGGCTCGGACCCGAGTACCTCCGGTACTGGATGGGCGACGAGGCGGGCAACGCCGCGCTCGCCGACGACAGAATCCTCCCGATCAACATCACGATCGGGGGCCAGATCCCCCACGCGGTCGGCCTGGCGTGGGCGAGCGCGCTCGACGGCGCCGGGGAGTGCGTCGTCTGTCACTTCGGCGAGGGCGCGACGAGCGAGGGCGACTTCCACGAGGCCGCCAACTTCGCGGGCGTCTTCGACGTTCCCGTGGTACTCTTCTGCAACAACAACGGCTGGGCGATCTCCCACCCGGCGGAGAGTCAGACCGCGAGCGAGACGTTCGCGGGGAAGGCGACCGCCTACGGGATCCCCTCGGTCAGGGTCGACGGGATGGACCCGCTCGCCGTCTACGAGGTCACGAAGCGGGCGGTCGAGCGGACGCGCGACGCGGAGAGCGAGGAGCCGCGGCCGACGCTGGTCGAGGCAGTGCAGTACCGCTTCGGTGCACACACCACCGCCGACGACCCCACGAACTACCGCGACGAGGAGGAGGTCGAGCGGTGGAGGGCGAAGGACCCGATCCCGCGAATGGAGCGCTTTCTCCGGGATCGGAGCCTGCTCGACGACGCGACGATCGACGCGATCGAGACGCGGATCGAGGAGGAGATCGCCGACCTGATCGACGGGGCCGAGGCGATGGAGGTCGCACCCGACTCGATGTTCGAGTACGTCTTCGCGGAGCAGACGCCACGGATCGCCGAGGGGCAGGCGTACCTTCGAGCGTTACGGGAACGCCACGGGGACGAAGCGCTCGTCCGGGACGAGTAG
- a CDS encoding amino acid-binding protein yields MGESTVSDAETDAGRGRAYTIRLELVDEPGELLNALRPIAENGGNLLSIYHERGNLTPRGRIPVEVDIECAPGRFDGVVEALRGAGVNVVQAGEERYGEEVTVVLVGHLIDTDLSDTLKRFEECASASVVDVSLSAPQGTDDVSSARLRLAAETERVVDALATVREIAAEKELLVIEPQLDGGA; encoded by the coding sequence ATGGGGGAGAGCACTGTGAGCGACGCCGAGACCGATGCCGGCCGGGGTCGAGCGTACACGATCCGGCTCGAACTGGTCGACGAGCCCGGAGAGCTGCTCAACGCGCTACGGCCGATCGCCGAGAACGGCGGCAACCTCCTCTCCATCTACCACGAACGCGGCAACCTCACCCCGAGAGGGAGAATTCCCGTCGAGGTCGATATCGAGTGCGCGCCCGGACGGTTCGACGGCGTCGTCGAGGCGCTCCGGGGGGCGGGCGTGAACGTCGTCCAGGCCGGCGAGGAGCGCTACGGCGAGGAGGTGACGGTCGTGCTCGTCGGACATCTGATCGACACCGACCTCTCGGATACGCTCAAACGGTTCGAGGAGTGTGCGAGCGCGTCGGTCGTGGACGTCTCGCTCTCGGCACCACAGGGAACCGACGACGTCTCGAGCGCCCGGCTTCGCCTCGCCGCGGAGACCGAGCGTGTCGTCGACGCGCTCGCGACGGTGCGAGAGATAGCCGCCGAGAAGGAGCTGCTCGTGATCGA